In the genome of Hymenobacter taeanensis, one region contains:
- a CDS encoding DUF805 domain-containing protein, with translation MQELFSIRGRLRRQTYWFRTLAIYGLVMLAYALASQVQYASPKSEMLAAAGVGLVIFLGIIVANIQVIKRLHDTNLSGWWWLLFLLPIVSYGLSIGMSFVEGTRGQNRFGPDPKRPRAYEDELTAETA, from the coding sequence GTGCAAGAGTTATTTTCTATTCGGGGGCGGCTCCGGCGGCAAACGTACTGGTTTCGTACACTCGCTATTTATGGGTTGGTTATGCTGGCCTACGCTCTGGCTAGTCAGGTGCAATACGCCTCCCCCAAGAGCGAAATGCTGGCCGCGGCAGGAGTAGGTCTGGTAATTTTTCTGGGAATAATAGTGGCTAATATTCAGGTAATCAAACGGCTGCACGATACCAACCTGAGCGGCTGGTGGTGGTTGCTGTTTCTGCTACCCATAGTCAGTTATGGCCTGAGCATCGGGATGAGCTTTGTAGAAGGTACGCGTGGGCAAAACCGTTTCGGCCCCGACCCCAAACGCCCACGAGCGTACGAAGATGAACTTACTGCTGAAACCGCATAA
- the lipA gene encoding lipoyl synthase, translating to MLTLPIIQPEAAAPVAPAKPRKPDWLRVKLPVGPAYANVRRLVDEHKLHTICESGNCPNMGECWGAGTATFMILGNVCTRSCSFCAVATGRPTEFDTDEPRRVAEAIQLMGVKHAVITSVNRDELKDRGASIWYETVVRVKELSPSTTIETLIPDVKANWAALDTMIAGGQEVVSHNVETVGSLYRLVRPQAKYDRSLEQIRRTKEAGKRTKSGIMLGLGETKEEMYRAMDDLVANGLDILTLGQYLQPTKRHLEVAEFIHPDLFAHYREEGLARGLKYVESGPLVRSSYHAERHVNVPI from the coding sequence TTGCTGACTTTGCCCATCATTCAGCCGGAGGCGGCTGCTCCCGTAGCGCCCGCCAAGCCGCGTAAGCCCGACTGGCTACGCGTGAAGCTGCCCGTGGGACCCGCTTACGCCAATGTCCGCCGCTTGGTGGATGAACATAAACTGCATACCATCTGCGAAAGCGGCAACTGCCCCAATATGGGTGAGTGCTGGGGCGCAGGCACCGCTACGTTCATGATTCTAGGGAACGTGTGCACGCGTTCCTGCTCGTTCTGTGCCGTGGCCACTGGCCGCCCCACTGAGTTTGATACCGACGAGCCCCGCCGCGTAGCCGAAGCCATTCAGCTAATGGGCGTGAAGCATGCCGTAATTACCAGCGTGAACCGCGACGAGCTGAAAGACCGTGGCGCTAGCATCTGGTACGAGACGGTAGTGCGTGTAAAGGAGCTAAGCCCCTCCACTACCATTGAGACCCTGATTCCGGACGTGAAGGCCAACTGGGCCGCCCTCGATACCATGATTGCTGGCGGCCAGGAAGTGGTGTCGCACAACGTGGAAACGGTGGGTAGCCTCTACCGTCTCGTACGCCCACAAGCTAAGTACGACCGTAGCCTGGAGCAAATCCGCCGCACCAAGGAAGCTGGTAAGCGCACCAAGTCGGGGATTATGCTGGGGTTGGGTGAAACCAAGGAAGAGATGTACCGCGCCATGGACGACCTTGTTGCTAATGGCCTCGACATTTTGACCCTAGGCCAGTACCTCCAGCCCACTAAGCGCCACTTAGAGGTAGCCGAGTTTATCCACCCCGACCTCTTTGCTCACTACCGCGAAGAAGGCTTGGCTCGTGGCCTTAAGTATGTAGAAAGCGGCCCGCTGGTACGCTCCAGCTACCACGCTGAGCGCCACGTGAACGTGCCGATCTAA
- a CDS encoding OsmC family protein has product MSTATARYAGHLRTEATHVASGNTILTDAPVDNHGRGEAFSPTDLVSAALGSCMMTIMGIVAERHEVDLTGVTYDVTKHMAAEPRRIRQIDVTFRMPAVLPEKERTILENAARTCPVALSLNPEIQQEVRFIYA; this is encoded by the coding sequence ATGAGCACTGCCACCGCCCGCTACGCCGGCCATCTACGCACTGAGGCTACGCATGTAGCCTCCGGCAATACCATCCTCACCGACGCGCCCGTGGATAACCACGGCCGGGGAGAGGCCTTCTCTCCTACCGACCTAGTGAGTGCCGCGCTGGGCTCGTGCATGATGACCATAATGGGCATTGTTGCGGAGCGCCACGAGGTAGACCTGACGGGCGTTACGTATGATGTGACCAAGCATATGGCAGCGGAGCCGCGCCGGATCCGTCAGATTGATGTAACGTTCCGGATGCCTGCCGTATTACCCGAGAAAGAGCGAACTATTCTTGAAAATGCAGCCCGCACCTGCCCGGTAGCTCTCAGCCTGAACCCGGAAATTCAGCAAGAGGTTCGGTTTATTTACGCCTAG
- the ytxJ gene encoding bacillithiol system redox-active protein YtxJ, with amino-acid sequence MTPWQPLTQAEQLTDIVRESYEQPIIIFKHSTSCSISAAAKAKIERQWSEANLDSTKLYYLDLLRFRPISNEIAEKFSVRHESPQLLVIQNGECRFDASHMSIRLSDVKEAVAVK; translated from the coding sequence ATGACGCCCTGGCAGCCCCTTACCCAAGCAGAGCAGCTCACTGATATCGTACGCGAGTCGTATGAGCAGCCCATCATTATCTTCAAGCACAGCACCAGTTGCTCTATTAGCGCGGCCGCCAAAGCCAAAATAGAGCGGCAGTGGTCCGAGGCCAACCTCGACAGCACGAAGCTGTACTACCTCGATCTACTGCGGTTCCGGCCTATTTCCAATGAAATAGCGGAGAAGTTCAGCGTCCGGCACGAGTCGCCCCAGTTGTTGGTAATTCAGAACGGGGAGTGTCGTTTTGATGCCTCGCACATGAGCATCCGCCTCAGTGATGTGAAGGAGGCGGTAGCCGTAAAATAG
- a CDS encoding alpha-ketoacid dehydrogenase subunit alpha/beta, protein MHFDRKDYSNETLLHLYQGLLKPRLIEEKMLILLRQGKVSKWFSGIGQEAISVGSTLALEPDEYILPLHRNLGVFTGRNIPLDRLFAQWQGKNTGFTKGRDRSFHFGTNEHHIVGMISHLGPQLAVADGIALADKLEERPKVTLTYSGDGGASEGDFHEALNVAAVWQLPVIFMIENNGYGLSTPSNEQFRFKQFIDKGPAYGMQAIQVDGNNVLEVYDTVRRLAEGLRRNPRPVLIEALTFRMRGHEEASGTKYVPQEMFTEWAQRDPVENYEKWLMQEGVLDEEARLRFRETIKREIEEGLRIADATPMPTADVALELADMYAPVGELRGESIEPRAQETDAVAVSPLNSQFAILNSSLSTTTDKRYVDAISDGLRQSMERYPELVLMGQDIADYGGVFKVTDGFVGQFGKGRVRNTPLCESAIVGAGLGLSIKGKKSMVEMQFADFVTCGFNQIVNNLAKSHYRWGQNADVVVRMPTGAGSAAGPFHSQSNEAWFTHTPGLKVVFPSNPVDAKGLICAAIEDPNPVMFFEHKLLYRSLTAPVPDAYYTTPIGKAALVREGDEMSIITYGAGVHWATALADELGLSADILDLRTLLPWDEEAVRKTVEKNGRVIILHEDTLVGGLGGEIAAWIAEHCFEHLDAPVQRVASLDTAVPFAPPLEKVFLPQQRLRQTVEKLRNY, encoded by the coding sequence ATGCACTTCGACCGCAAGGACTACTCCAACGAAACCCTTCTGCATCTGTACCAGGGCCTGCTAAAGCCCCGTCTGATTGAGGAGAAGATGCTTATTCTGCTGCGGCAGGGAAAAGTGAGCAAATGGTTCTCTGGTATTGGGCAGGAGGCCATTTCGGTGGGCAGCACTCTGGCTCTGGAGCCCGACGAGTACATCCTGCCCCTGCACCGCAACTTAGGCGTGTTTACGGGCCGCAATATTCCGCTAGACCGCCTTTTTGCGCAGTGGCAGGGTAAAAATACTGGCTTCACTAAGGGCCGCGACCGGTCGTTTCACTTCGGCACCAACGAGCACCACATTGTGGGCATGATTTCCCACCTGGGCCCCCAACTGGCCGTGGCCGATGGCATTGCCCTGGCCGATAAGCTGGAGGAACGGCCCAAAGTAACGCTCACCTATAGCGGCGACGGCGGCGCCTCCGAGGGGGACTTCCATGAGGCCCTGAATGTGGCTGCCGTGTGGCAGCTGCCCGTCATTTTCATGATTGAAAACAACGGTTACGGCCTGAGTACGCCCTCTAACGAGCAATTCCGCTTCAAGCAGTTCATTGATAAAGGACCGGCCTACGGTATGCAGGCCATTCAGGTTGATGGCAACAATGTGCTGGAGGTGTATGACACAGTGCGCCGCCTCGCCGAGGGGCTGCGCCGTAACCCGCGCCCCGTATTAATAGAAGCCCTCACCTTCCGGATGCGCGGACATGAGGAAGCCAGCGGCACTAAGTACGTGCCTCAGGAGATGTTCACGGAGTGGGCCCAAAGGGACCCCGTAGAGAACTACGAAAAGTGGCTGATGCAGGAAGGGGTTCTGGACGAAGAAGCCCGCCTACGCTTTCGCGAGACTATTAAGCGTGAGATTGAGGAAGGTCTGCGCATTGCTGATGCCACCCCCATGCCCACTGCTGATGTTGCTCTAGAGCTAGCGGATATGTACGCGCCAGTTGGAGAGCTAAGGGGGGAGAGCATAGAGCCGAGAGCCCAGGAAACAGATGCGGTAGCAGTTTCGCCTCTCAACTCTCAGTTCGCAATTCTAAATTCTTCCCTAAGCACAACCACCGACAAACGCTACGTAGATGCCATTTCTGACGGCCTGCGCCAGAGCATGGAGCGCTACCCTGAGCTGGTGCTCATGGGCCAGGATATTGCTGACTATGGTGGCGTGTTTAAAGTGACCGATGGCTTCGTAGGCCAGTTTGGCAAAGGGCGAGTCCGCAATACGCCGCTCTGCGAATCTGCCATTGTGGGGGCGGGCCTGGGCCTGAGCATTAAGGGCAAGAAGAGCATGGTGGAAATGCAGTTTGCTGACTTCGTGACCTGCGGCTTCAATCAAATTGTAAACAACCTGGCCAAGAGCCATTACCGCTGGGGCCAGAACGCCGATGTGGTAGTGCGCATGCCCACCGGGGCTGGCTCGGCTGCGGGCCCTTTTCACTCCCAGAGCAACGAGGCGTGGTTTACCCATACCCCCGGCCTGAAAGTGGTATTCCCCAGCAACCCCGTAGATGCCAAAGGCTTGATCTGCGCGGCCATCGAGGACCCTAACCCCGTGATGTTCTTTGAGCACAAGCTGCTGTATCGCAGCCTCACGGCCCCCGTGCCCGATGCCTACTATACCACGCCCATTGGCAAAGCGGCGCTGGTGCGCGAAGGCGACGAAATGAGCATCATTACTTACGGAGCCGGTGTGCACTGGGCCACCGCCCTGGCCGATGAGCTAGGCCTGTCGGCTGATATTCTGGACCTGCGCACCTTGCTGCCCTGGGATGAGGAGGCCGTGCGCAAAACCGTGGAGAAGAATGGCCGCGTTATCATTCTGCACGAAGACACGCTAGTGGGTGGCCTAGGTGGTGAAATTGCCGCCTGGATTGCCGAGCACTGCTTTGAGCACCTTGATGCGCCTGTGCAGCGCGTGGCCTCCCTGGATACTGCTGTGCCCTTTGCGCCACCGCTGGAAAAAGTATTCCTGCCCCAGCAGCGCCTCCGCCAAACCGTAGAAAAGCTGCGCAATTATTAA
- a CDS encoding M16 family metallopeptidase: MIQFEEFTLSNGLRCLVHEDHSTPMAVLNILYNVGSRDEDPAHTGFAHLFEHLMFSGSVNIPSYDEPLQMVGGENNAFTSPDITNYYLTLPAANLETGFWLESDRMLSLAFSENGLEVQRKVVVEEFKQNYLNQPYGDVWLKLRPLAYQHHPYQWATIGKEVSHIEDATMQQVRDFFAKHYSPSNAVLVVAGAVTRAEAERLAEKWFGPIPAGTRYERQLPQEPRQTEARFLEVRAEVPVSALYKVYHMPGRGDAHYYDVDLLSDVLGRGKSSRLYQELVKEQPLFNSISASVMGSLEPGLLVVSGKLNAGVSLEEADAAVEQVVARLREELVAEQELEKVKNQAEASIVFSEIELLHRAMNLAYSKLLGDADLVNQESAKVQAVTPERVLAAAQEVLRPDNCSTLYYRAQPQLATASEATPLLIEAAE, from the coding sequence ATGATTCAATTCGAAGAATTCACGCTCTCCAATGGCCTACGCTGCCTAGTGCACGAAGACCACAGCACGCCCATGGCCGTGCTTAACATCCTGTACAACGTAGGCTCCCGCGACGAGGACCCGGCGCACACCGGCTTTGCCCACCTGTTTGAGCATCTGATGTTCTCGGGCTCCGTGAACATTCCCAGCTACGACGAGCCCCTGCAGATGGTGGGCGGCGAGAACAACGCTTTCACCTCCCCCGACATTACTAACTATTACCTCACCCTGCCCGCCGCGAACCTGGAAACCGGCTTCTGGCTGGAGTCGGACCGGATGCTGAGCTTAGCTTTTTCGGAGAATGGCCTAGAGGTGCAGCGCAAAGTGGTGGTGGAAGAGTTCAAACAGAATTACCTGAACCAGCCCTACGGCGACGTGTGGCTGAAGCTACGGCCCCTGGCCTACCAGCACCACCCCTACCAGTGGGCTACCATTGGTAAAGAGGTCAGCCACATCGAAGACGCTACCATGCAGCAGGTGCGTGACTTCTTCGCCAAACATTATTCTCCCTCAAACGCCGTGCTGGTAGTAGCTGGCGCTGTCACGCGGGCTGAAGCAGAGCGCCTGGCCGAGAAGTGGTTCGGGCCTATTCCGGCTGGCACCCGCTACGAGCGCCAGCTGCCCCAGGAGCCTCGCCAAACCGAAGCCCGCTTCTTGGAAGTAAGGGCTGAAGTACCGGTTTCAGCGCTGTATAAAGTATACCACATGCCCGGCCGCGGTGATGCTCATTATTACGATGTGGACCTACTCAGCGACGTGCTGGGCCGGGGCAAGTCGAGCCGTTTGTATCAGGAGCTAGTGAAAGAGCAGCCGTTGTTCAACTCTATTTCAGCCTCCGTCATGGGCTCACTGGAGCCCGGCCTCTTAGTGGTGAGCGGCAAGCTAAATGCGGGAGTTTCCTTGGAAGAAGCAGATGCCGCCGTAGAGCAAGTAGTAGCTCGTTTGCGTGAGGAGCTAGTGGCAGAACAGGAACTGGAGAAAGTAAAGAACCAGGCTGAGGCCAGCATTGTGTTCAGCGAGATTGAACTTCTGCACCGGGCCATGAACTTGGCCTACAGCAAGCTCCTCGGCGACGCCGACCTGGTAAATCAGGAAAGCGCCAAAGTGCAAGCCGTAACTCCCGAGCGGGTACTCGCCGCAGCCCAGGAAGTACTCCGGCCCGACAACTGCAGCACCCTTTACTACCGTGCCCAGCCGCAATTGGCTACTGCTTCTGAAGCTACGCCCTTGCTAATTGAGGCCGCAGAATAA